In the genome of Ignavibacteriales bacterium, one region contains:
- a CDS encoding sigma-70 family RNA polymerase sigma factor yields the protein MKFRKKRTVIPQFQILNLDDDFSLIKRFIDGDESTFRTLVQRHKEKVRNIIYLTLSTSDPVDDITQEVFITVYKNLKRFRFESQFSTWLYRITINKCKDHLRKIKVRNIFSPVHEDEHELAYNADHDKFDLTEIVNKAITKLPDKLRIPLCLKDIEGLSYQEIADTVSCEIGTVKSRIFRAREGLREILKPYQQELMR from the coding sequence ATGAAATTCAGAAAAAAGAGGACTGTGATTCCGCAATTTCAAATTTTGAACCTTGATGATGATTTCTCACTAATAAAAAGATTTATTGATGGGGATGAATCAACATTCCGTACACTCGTTCAGAGACATAAGGAAAAGGTGAGGAATATTATATACCTTACTTTAAGCACATCCGATCCAGTTGATGACATAACCCAGGAAGTGTTTATAACTGTATATAAAAATTTAAAGCGGTTCAGGTTTGAGTCGCAGTTTTCGACATGGCTTTACAGGATTACTATAAATAAATGCAAAGATCATCTGAGAAAAATAAAGGTCAGAAATATTTTTTCACCGGTTCATGAAGATGAACATGAATTAGCGTACAACGCAGATCATGATAAATTTGATTTAACAGAAATTGTGAACAAGGCAATTACAAAACTTCCTGATAAACTAAGAATCCCGTTGTGTCTTAAAGACATAGAAGGACTTAGTTACCAGGAAATTGCGGATACAGTCTCTTGCGAAATCGGTACTGTTAAGTCACGGATATTTAGAGCGAGGGAAGGATTAAGAGAAATTCTTAAACCCTACCAGCAGGAGTTAATGCGATGA
- a CDS encoding adenylosuccinate synthase: MSVTVLVGSQWGDEGKGKIVDILSERYEIVARYQGGANAGHTVAIGDKQYILHLIPSGILRENVTCVIGNGVVIDPAALLDEIALLEKNDIKVDGRFFISQNAHLIMPYHKLLDSIEESGENKIGTTGRGIGPCYIDKFARKGIRIVDLLNRKCLEEKIRKNLDEKNNLLKKVYDREALDVEAIIKQYLEFDKIIDKYIKDVPSFLNHAITEGKSILLEGAQGALLDVDFGTYPFVTSSSPTSGGACTGTGIPPNKIDDVFGIVKAYTTRVGNGPFPTELLNDEGERLRKKGAEFGATTGRPRRCGWYDAALVKYSAMINGINSVAITKLDVLSIFDEIKVCVAYELNGKRLKTFPSDVEKLAEVTPVYESLPGWKTELSGCRSYNELPQKTKDYLAFISRQSEISISIISVGPKRDQTFYLS; the protein is encoded by the coding sequence ATGAGTGTAACTGTTCTTGTTGGCAGCCAATGGGGTGATGAAGGAAAAGGAAAAATAGTCGACATACTCAGCGAGAGATATGAGATAGTCGCCCGTTACCAGGGCGGAGCCAACGCAGGTCACACAGTTGCCATCGGTGATAAACAGTATATTCTTCATTTAATCCCTTCAGGAATATTAAGAGAAAATGTTACTTGTGTAATCGGTAATGGTGTTGTAATTGATCCCGCTGCCCTGCTGGATGAAATAGCGTTACTTGAAAAGAACGACATAAAAGTTGATGGAAGATTTTTTATAAGTCAGAATGCACATCTCATTATGCCTTACCACAAACTTCTTGATTCAATTGAAGAAAGCGGCGAAAATAAAATTGGAACAACTGGACGGGGAATCGGTCCCTGTTACATCGATAAGTTTGCTAGAAAAGGTATCCGTATAGTAGATCTTTTAAACAGAAAATGTCTTGAAGAAAAAATCAGGAAGAATCTGGACGAAAAAAATAACCTTCTAAAAAAAGTGTATGACAGAGAAGCACTTGATGTTGAAGCGATAATAAAACAGTATCTTGAATTTGATAAGATCATAGATAAATACATCAAGGATGTTCCGTCTTTCTTAAATCATGCTATTACTGAAGGTAAATCAATTCTGCTTGAAGGTGCTCAAGGTGCCTTGCTGGATGTTGATTTCGGAACCTACCCGTTTGTAACTTCTTCAAGCCCGACATCAGGCGGAGCTTGTACAGGAACCGGGATTCCGCCAAATAAAATTGATGATGTGTTTGGTATAGTTAAAGCCTACACTACACGCGTTGGCAATGGTCCTTTCCCTACCGAACTGCTTAATGATGAAGGCGAGAGATTAAGAAAAAAAGGTGCAGAGTTTGGTGCCACAACCGGCAGGCCCAGACGCTGCGGATGGTATGACGCTGCACTAGTAAAATATTCAGCTATGATTAATGGGATAAATTCTGTAGCAATTACAAAGCTTGATGTACTAAGTATCTTTGATGAGATTAAAGTTTGTGTTGCCTATGAATTGAACGGCAAAAGACTAAAAACTTTTCCTTCTGACGTTGAAAAACTTGCCGAAGTAACTCCTGTTTATGAATCGCTCCCCGGCTGGAAAACTGAACTATCAGGATGCCGGTCTTATAACGAACTGCCGCAAAAGACAAAAGACTATCTTGCTTTTATTTCACGGCAGTCAGAAATTTCAATTTCAATTATTTCAGTCGGACCTAAAAGAGATCAGACATTCTATCTGAGTTAG
- the nadA gene encoding quinolinate synthase NadA, which yields MLDEMPNDELVINFETEILNLKNEMNAVILAHYYQESEIQDIADFVGDSLELARRAKETNADVIVFAGVHFMAETAKILNANKLVLLPDLEAGCSLAESCHAESFELFRQKHPDHVAITYINCTADVKALSDIICTSSNAEKIISQIEPGKPILFSPDRNLGRYLMKKTGREMLLWDGACIVHETFSEKKIIQLMIEHPDAKLIAHPECEDHLLNRADFIGSTSKLLKYVQEDSSAKFIVATEVGIIHQMQKLAPEKIYIPAPPDEDSCNCNECPYMKLNTMEKLYLCMKTKNPRIELNDQLIKKALIPIERMLSMS from the coding sequence ATGTTAGATGAAATGCCAAATGATGAATTAGTTATCAATTTTGAAACTGAAATATTGAATCTGAAAAATGAAATGAATGCGGTGATCCTTGCACACTATTACCAGGAATCTGAAATACAGGATATCGCTGATTTTGTAGGGGATAGCCTTGAATTAGCCAGGCGTGCTAAAGAAACAAATGCTGATGTAATTGTATTCGCAGGGGTTCATTTTATGGCAGAGACCGCAAAAATACTTAACGCTAATAAGCTTGTATTGCTGCCGGATCTTGAAGCCGGTTGTTCGCTTGCAGAAAGCTGTCATGCAGAATCATTTGAGTTATTCAGACAAAAACACCCGGATCATGTTGCAATTACATATATAAATTGCACCGCTGATGTAAAGGCATTAAGTGATATAATCTGTACTTCAAGTAATGCAGAAAAAATAATAAGTCAGATTGAGCCAGGAAAACCAATTCTATTTTCACCAGATCGCAATCTCGGCAGATACCTGATGAAAAAAACCGGAAGAGAAATGCTTTTGTGGGATGGAGCCTGTATAGTTCACGAAACATTCAGCGAAAAAAAAATTATCCAGTTAATGATTGAACATCCCGATGCAAAATTGATAGCTCATCCGGAATGTGAAGACCATTTATTAAACAGAGCAGATTTTATTGGTTCAACAAGTAAGCTGCTGAAATATGTTCAGGAAGATTCATCAGCAAAATTTATTGTGGCAACAGAAGTTGGAATTATTCACCAGATGCAGAAACTTGCCCCGGAAAAAATTTATATTCCAGCCCCGCCGGATGAGGACAGTTGTAATTGTAATGAATGCCCTTATATGAAACTCAACACGATGGAAAAACTTTACCTGTGCATGAAAACTAAAAACCCAAGAATAGAGTTGAATGATCAACTTATCAAAAAAGCATTAATACCAATTGAGCGAATGCTTAGTATGAGCTAG
- a CDS encoding zinc ribbon domain-containing protein — MITKVEYDRIQKLLAKNENPKPETKVFSFTGLIRCGECGAMITAEDKVKNQKNGNVHNYTYYSCTKRKKEDCSQKTVEVKILEEQIVDYLRTITIPEEFIQFAIDVIENDVENDNKKNKDFIETHKTELSNLSKKFNKLMELKLGDLISEEEFISKRSEYKNRELELKLIIDEFEKSNNNIVTNVKELLKFGSVAATAFQNATVEEKRIILSSIGSNLLIKDRKLEIQFEKPLSLLKDISSSVKGKRVKKGRVEPAQVSIKKGTYSDKHTINPLVLREQDSNLQPFG, encoded by the coding sequence ATGATTACCAAAGTTGAATATGATAGGATACAAAAGCTTTTAGCTAAGAATGAAAATCCAAAACCGGAAACAAAGGTTTTTTCATTCACTGGCCTGATCAGATGTGGCGAATGTGGTGCAATGATTACAGCTGAGGATAAAGTAAAGAATCAGAAAAATGGGAATGTTCACAACTACACTTACTATAGTTGTACTAAAAGAAAAAAAGAAGACTGCTCTCAGAAAACAGTTGAAGTAAAAATATTGGAGGAACAAATTGTTGATTACCTTAGAACTATTACAATACCTGAAGAGTTCATTCAGTTTGCAATAGATGTTATTGAGAATGATGTTGAAAATGATAACAAGAAAAATAAGGATTTCATAGAGACTCATAAAACAGAGTTGAGTAATTTGTCAAAGAAGTTCAACAAACTGATGGAATTAAAATTGGGTGATCTTATTTCAGAGGAAGAATTTATTAGTAAAAGATCAGAGTATAAAAATCGGGAGCTAGAACTAAAATTAATAATTGATGAGTTTGAAAAGTCTAATAATAATATTGTAACTAATGTAAAAGAGTTATTGAAGTTTGGTAGTGTCGCAGCTACTGCATTTCAAAATGCAACAGTTGAAGAGAAAAGAATCATTTTAAGCTCAATCGGGTCGAACCTCTTAATTAAAGATCGGAAACTTGAAATTCAATTTGAAAAGCCACTTTCTCTACTAAAAGATATTTCAAGTTCCGTTAAGGGTAAAAGAGTGAAAAAAGGTCGGGTCGAACCTGCGCAAGTATCAATAAAAAAAGGGACTTACAGTGATAAACACACCATAAATCCCTTAGTGCTCCGCGAGCAGGACTCGAACCTGCAACCCTTCGGTTAA
- a CDS encoding STAS domain-containing protein: MKIKTVEKYEAVIIELKGNVMGGDDTKEFNDLLHKLIDEGKLNIVIDLAEVKFMNSSGLGMLIGGLTTMKKANGNLKLARVTEKIESLLIITKLITIFEFYESVDEAVKSFGN, from the coding sequence ATGAAAATTAAAACTGTTGAAAAGTACGAAGCTGTAATCATTGAACTAAAGGGAAATGTGATGGGGGGCGATGATACGAAAGAATTTAACGACCTTCTGCACAAACTTATTGATGAAGGGAAATTAAATATTGTCATCGATTTAGCTGAAGTGAAATTCATGAATAGTTCCGGGCTTGGAATGCTTATTGGCGGATTAACAACAATGAAAAAAGCCAATGGAAATTTAAAATTAGCACGTGTGACAGAAAAGATAGAGAGCCTTCTCATCATAACCAAGCTGATCACTATCTTTGAATTTTATGAATCAGTGGATGAAGCGGTAAAAAGTTTTGGCAATTAG
- a CDS encoding T9SS type A sorting domain-containing protein — MLKLNAILTLSFLVLISITNAQWLDKSGNLPTTAGNGWAMDAVDSIYSVVSTNAGLFITTNGGSTWDLSATPGFAVDVSMKSISKIWIGDDAGKIHYTNNRGIDWVIQYDDPTKTNFINYIEMFDADNGIAMGDALNGTGAAVILKTTNGGSTWVSMNDSAFGGYSGDIWRRLDFIDLNTGYFYESGINPQKLFKTNNSCQTWSQQALSGPIGNVKFYSENIGLVVRIAVNPNVYRTLDGGVQWEPLHFSSLVYIQDIEFLPGEPSKVWIADDNKLYFSSDTGRTWGEEIVPNITDLSPRDLVFIDGYCGWLLCDGGKVYRTTNGNSITSIKTPSVLVDDYSLKQNYPNPFNPTTKIQFSLREKQNVTLKIYNILGKEIVTVLNEERNAGEHEINFDGSSLPSGIYFYKIQAGDFVVTKKMTLIK, encoded by the coding sequence ATGTTAAAATTAAATGCGATTCTTACTTTAAGTTTCCTTGTTCTAATTTCAATAACAAACGCACAATGGCTGGACAAATCCGGAAACCTTCCAACAACAGCCGGCAACGGATGGGCGATGGATGCAGTTGATAGTATATACTCTGTCGTATCCACAAATGCAGGACTATTCATCACGACAAATGGCGGAAGTACCTGGGATTTGTCTGCAACACCAGGTTTTGCTGTTGATGTATCAATGAAAAGTATTAGCAAGATCTGGATTGGTGATGACGCAGGAAAGATCCATTATACCAATAACCGCGGGATAGATTGGGTTATTCAGTATGATGATCCCACGAAAACTAATTTTATAAACTACATTGAAATGTTTGATGCGGATAATGGCATTGCAATGGGTGATGCACTAAACGGAACGGGTGCGGCAGTAATCTTAAAAACTACAAATGGCGGAAGTACCTGGGTATCGATGAATGATTCTGCTTTTGGTGGCTATTCTGGTGATATTTGGCGCAGGCTTGATTTTATTGATTTGAATACCGGTTACTTTTATGAATCAGGCATCAATCCTCAAAAACTTTTTAAAACGAATAATAGCTGTCAAACCTGGTCCCAACAAGCACTATCAGGACCAATAGGTAACGTAAAATTTTATAGTGAAAATATTGGATTGGTTGTCAGAATTGCTGTGAATCCTAATGTTTACAGAACACTTGATGGTGGAGTTCAATGGGAACCACTTCACTTTTCATCGTTAGTCTACATACAAGATATAGAATTTTTACCGGGAGAGCCGTCAAAAGTCTGGATTGCTGATGATAACAAATTGTACTTTAGTTCAGACACAGGTAGGACCTGGGGAGAAGAAATTGTACCCAATATTACCGATCTGAGTCCAAGAGATCTTGTTTTTATTGATGGTTACTGTGGCTGGCTGTTGTGTGACGGCGGAAAAGTATACCGCACAACAAACGGTAACAGCATTACCAGTATTAAAACACCATCGGTACTGGTTGATGATTACTCATTGAAACAGAATTACCCTAATCCATTTAATCCAACTACAAAAATTCAATTCAGTCTTCGTGAGAAACAAAATGTAACGCTTAAGATTTATAACATACTCGGAAAAGAAATAGTAACTGTTCTTAACGAAGAAAGAAATGCCGGTGAGCACGAAATTAATTTTGATGGAAGTTCACTGCCAAGCGGAATTTATTTCTACAAAATACAGGCGGGTGACTTTGTAGTAACGAAGAAGATGACGTTGATTAAATAA
- a CDS encoding HAMP domain-containing histidine kinase — protein MKMSGGPASLNIKITLILVAIVIAGGTLFYTQDLVRKLQEKERQIVELYAKGIEYLANTSSSDVDITFLFDNIIKPIDFPMILTTPDDKVNLKDKTNIRNVNYDSTLNDSELELFFVNKIREMDAQHNPIMVAYEDTLILTKIHYGDSDLINQLKYYPYLQIVIAALFIILGYVGFSNIKRSEQSNIWVGMAKETAHQFGTPISSLMGWLEMLKLSYNDPDKVEDITEEISSDVDRLNKITYRFSKIGSAPELKSSIVYEEIKKITDYFQRRLPQTGKTVDLTIEGNEELRAELNPELFGWVIENLVKNALDAIENNPGKITIIVKESRGKVDIEVIDNGKGIDLKRRKDVFRPGYSTKRRGWGLGLSLSRRIIESYHKGKIFVKTSNPGEGTTFKIILKKL, from the coding sequence ATGAAAATGTCCGGCGGACCTGCTTCTTTAAATATTAAGATTACTCTTATCCTCGTCGCAATTGTAATTGCAGGCGGGACTTTATTTTATACGCAGGATCTTGTAAGAAAATTACAGGAGAAGGAAAGACAGATTGTTGAACTTTACGCAAAAGGGATTGAATACCTTGCAAATACTTCTTCATCGGATGTTGATATTACTTTTCTTTTTGATAACATAATTAAGCCGATTGATTTCCCTATGATCCTGACAACCCCAGATGATAAAGTTAATCTTAAAGATAAGACGAATATACGCAATGTAAATTATGACTCGACCTTGAATGATTCTGAACTTGAACTATTCTTTGTCAATAAAATCAGGGAGATGGATGCTCAGCATAATCCTATAATGGTTGCTTATGAGGATACTCTCATCCTGACAAAAATCCACTATGGTGATTCCGATCTGATCAATCAACTAAAATATTATCCATACCTTCAGATAGTAATTGCAGCACTGTTTATTATTCTTGGATATGTGGGATTCAGTAATATCAAACGCAGTGAACAAAGTAATATATGGGTCGGTATGGCAAAGGAAACCGCCCATCAATTCGGTACACCTATTTCCAGCCTTATGGGCTGGCTTGAAATGCTGAAGCTTAGCTACAATGATCCTGATAAAGTTGAGGATATAACTGAAGAAATCTCAAGTGACGTTGATAGGCTTAATAAGATCACTTACCGATTCTCAAAAATCGGATCAGCACCTGAGTTGAAATCTTCAATCGTATATGAAGAGATAAAAAAAATAACAGACTATTTTCAAAGAAGACTGCCGCAAACAGGTAAAACAGTTGACCTGACCATTGAAGGTAATGAAGAACTAAGAGCGGAGCTTAATCCTGAATTGTTCGGTTGGGTTATTGAGAATCTTGTTAAGAATGCACTTGATGCAATTGAAAATAATCCCGGCAAAATAACCATTATCGTTAAAGAAAGCCGTGGAAAAGTTGATATAGAAGTAATTGACAACGGAAAAGGAATTGATTTAAAACGCCGGAAGGATGTATTCCGACCCGGCTACAGTACTAAGAGAAGAGGATGGGGCTTGGGATTAAGTCTTTCCAGAAGAATTATTGAATCTTATCACAAAGGAAAAATATTTGTTAAGACTTCAAATCCAGGTGAAGGCACCACATTTAAAATCATTTTGAAAAAACTCTAG